Proteins encoded by one window of Halorubrum ruber:
- a CDS encoding uracil-DNA glycosylase family protein, which yields MKNVTDRTRNPFGMRPDCPSFVPGYGDANADFHVVGDYPGVHGGSAAGVPFTGEAWSPAFLSALEAAGLIAGLAEGVAPDGVAREGDPTAVDPVSTDRTFLSYLHMCESEGTPDDDDYDDMERFFDAELRAIAAHVLLPVGARATEHVLETYTARAWKTEIDMDALHGEELLGAGWLVVPIKDPADWSDGDADRLVDSLGELRSTDFRRESDLGRFIAGSDPYLVR from the coding sequence GTGAAGAACGTCACGGACCGAACCCGGAATCCCTTCGGGATGCGCCCCGACTGCCCCTCGTTCGTCCCCGGCTACGGCGACGCCAACGCCGACTTCCACGTCGTCGGCGACTACCCCGGCGTCCACGGCGGGAGCGCGGCGGGCGTCCCCTTCACCGGAGAGGCGTGGTCGCCCGCGTTCCTGTCGGCGCTCGAAGCGGCCGGATTGATCGCGGGGCTCGCCGAGGGCGTCGCCCCCGACGGCGTCGCGCGCGAGGGCGACCCGACCGCGGTCGACCCCGTCTCGACCGACCGGACGTTCCTCTCGTACCTCCACATGTGCGAGAGCGAGGGGACCCCGGACGACGACGACTACGACGACATGGAGCGCTTCTTCGACGCCGAGCTCCGCGCCATCGCGGCCCACGTGCTGCTCCCGGTGGGCGCGCGGGCGACCGAACACGTCTTGGAGACCTACACCGCGCGGGCCTGGAAGACCGAGATCGACATGGACGCGCTCCATGGCGAGGAGCTGCTCGGCGCCGGCTGGCTCGTCGTCCCGATCAAAGATCCCGCCGACTGGTCGGACGGCGACGCCGACCGGCTCGTCGACTCGCTCGGGGAGCTTCGCTCGACCGACTTCCGACGCGAGAGCGACCTCGGGCGGTTCATCGCCGGCAGCGACCCGTACCTGGTCCGCTGA
- the psmB gene encoding archaeal proteasome endopeptidase complex subunit beta translates to MRTPTGDLSDGPAADLGRDQPVFGPELGEFEHSERRAAKAEEDGEMKTGTTTVGIKADDGVVMATDMRASLGGMVSSKDVQKVEEIHPRGALTIAGSVSAAQNLISTLRAETSLYEARRGKDMSMEALSTLTGNLLRSGAFFVVQPILGGVDDEGAHIYSIDALGGTTEEEYTVTGSGSQYALGVLEQEYDDEVTIDEAKTIAAKAIQSAVERDLASGNGINVAVVTDDGVDITRYKEFDDLL, encoded by the coding sequence ATGCGAACACCGACTGGCGACCTCTCCGATGGGCCGGCCGCCGACTTAGGCCGCGACCAGCCCGTCTTCGGACCGGAGCTCGGCGAGTTCGAACACAGCGAGCGCCGCGCCGCCAAGGCGGAGGAGGACGGCGAGATGAAGACCGGGACCACGACCGTCGGCATCAAGGCCGACGACGGCGTCGTGATGGCGACCGACATGCGCGCCTCCCTCGGCGGCATGGTCTCCTCGAAGGACGTCCAGAAGGTCGAGGAGATCCACCCGCGCGGCGCCCTCACCATCGCCGGCTCCGTCTCGGCCGCCCAGAACCTCATCTCGACGCTCCGCGCCGAGACGAGCCTCTACGAGGCCCGCCGCGGCAAGGACATGTCGATGGAGGCGCTGTCGACGCTAACCGGCAACCTCCTCCGCTCCGGCGCGTTCTTCGTCGTCCAGCCGATCCTGGGCGGCGTCGACGACGAGGGCGCGCACATCTACTCCATCGACGCCCTCGGCGGCACGACCGAGGAGGAGTACACCGTCACGGGCTCCGGGTCGCAGTACGCGCTCGGTGTCTTAGAGCAGGAGTACGACGACGAGGTCACCATCGACGAGGCGAAGACCATCGCCGCGAAGGCGATCCAGTCCGCCGTCGAGCGCGACCTCGCGTCCGGCAACGGGATCAACGTCGCGGTCGTCACCGACGACGGCGTCGACATCACCCGGTACAAGGAGTTCGACGACCTGCTGTAG
- a CDS encoding Na+/H+ antiporter NhaC family protein, giving the protein MTETRDAAPPAADGGDPPDGSEFGVGEQNSDDPRIEFRGGKWASTVPLAFFIGWAIFQSGVLGIGDTNGLVVGALIGTTLGMFLVRGDWKRYADTIFEGMTQRVAATAIVAWLWAGMFAQTLQVGGFVEGLIFAADALNVGAATFPAAAFVLCGLLATGIGTGYGATVAFVTLFFPAGVLIGANPVLLFAAILSGAVFGDNLAPVSDTTIVSAVTQDADIGGVVASRFKYAIGAAVPAFAAYLIAGSVMSGVELEGAVALRESANALGLVHLLSMGIVIVTAVAGRHIVEAISWGLLVAIAFNLLFGLSSASDIVAFTVTEAGSLSGLPVVEVGETAGVGGSLYSGAVGFFPLIVLTLLIVAMAQIMIRGGGFEAIQTFLLDRVATTVRRAELTMVLGTATINGMITINTAAEIAIAPYVARIGEKFNINGYRRANILDANTSALGYIFPWAGGVLVGYQVMVGPDGLGAEYGPEMVVNPIEVVPYVFHGWFLVAIFVLAAITGFGREYIPDRVSEEVSRA; this is encoded by the coding sequence ATGACCGAAACCAGAGACGCGGCTCCGCCGGCGGCCGACGGCGGAGACCCGCCCGACGGGAGCGAGTTCGGCGTCGGCGAGCAGAACAGCGACGACCCGCGGATCGAGTTCCGCGGCGGGAAGTGGGCGAGCACGGTCCCGCTCGCCTTCTTCATCGGCTGGGCGATCTTCCAGAGCGGCGTCCTCGGCATCGGCGACACCAACGGGCTCGTCGTCGGCGCGCTGATCGGGACGACACTCGGCATGTTCCTCGTCCGCGGGGACTGGAAGAGGTACGCCGACACGATCTTCGAGGGGATGACCCAGCGCGTGGCCGCGACCGCCATCGTCGCGTGGCTGTGGGCCGGGATGTTCGCCCAGACGCTCCAGGTCGGCGGCTTCGTCGAGGGGCTCATCTTCGCGGCCGACGCCCTGAACGTCGGCGCCGCGACGTTCCCGGCGGCCGCGTTCGTCCTCTGCGGCCTCCTCGCGACCGGCATCGGGACGGGCTACGGCGCGACCGTCGCGTTCGTCACCCTCTTTTTCCCGGCCGGGGTCCTCATCGGCGCGAACCCCGTGCTGCTGTTCGCCGCGATCCTCTCGGGCGCCGTCTTCGGCGACAACCTCGCGCCCGTCAGCGACACGACGATCGTGAGCGCGGTGACGCAGGACGCTGACATCGGCGGCGTCGTCGCCTCGCGGTTCAAGTACGCGATCGGGGCGGCGGTCCCGGCGTTCGCCGCCTACCTGATCGCCGGCTCCGTCATGTCCGGCGTGGAGCTTGAGGGCGCCGTCGCGCTGCGCGAGTCCGCGAACGCCCTCGGCTTGGTCCACCTGCTTTCGATGGGGATCGTCATCGTCACCGCGGTCGCCGGGCGCCACATCGTCGAGGCGATCTCGTGGGGGCTGCTCGTGGCGATCGCCTTCAACCTCCTGTTCGGGTTGTCGAGCGCGAGCGACATCGTCGCCTTCACCGTCACCGAGGCCGGCTCGCTCTCCGGGCTGCCGGTCGTCGAGGTCGGTGAGACCGCGGGCGTCGGCGGGAGCCTCTACTCCGGCGCAGTCGGGTTCTTCCCGCTCATCGTCCTCACGCTCCTGATCGTCGCGATGGCGCAGATCATGATCCGCGGCGGCGGCTTCGAGGCGATCCAGACGTTCCTCCTCGACCGCGTCGCGACGACGGTCCGCCGGGCGGAGCTGACGATGGTCCTCGGCACCGCGACGATCAACGGGATGATCACGATCAACACCGCCGCGGAGATCGCGATCGCCCCGTACGTCGCCCGCATCGGCGAGAAGTTCAACATCAACGGCTACCGGCGCGCGAACATCTTAGACGCCAACACCTCCGCGCTCGGCTACATCTTCCCGTGGGCCGGCGGCGTGCTCGTGGGGTACCAGGTGATGGTCGGCCCCGACGGCCTCGGCGCCGAGTACGGCCCCGAGATGGTCGTCAACCCGATCGAGGTCGTGCCGTACGTGTTCCACGGCTGGTTCCTCGTGGCGATCTTCGTCCTCGCCGCGATCACCGGCTTCGGGCGGGAGTACATTCCCGACCGCGTCTCCGAGGAGGTGTCGCGCGCGTGA
- a CDS encoding 30S ribosomal protein S15 translates to MARMHTRRRGSSGSDKPATDETPEWSDVDAEDIESRVVELAEQGHDPSVIGLKLRDEGVKGVPVPDVKLATGKKVTEILEEHDADADIPEDLRNLMSQAIRLREHMEENGQDHQNKRALQNTESKIRRLANYYRGDEIDEEFTYTYENAVEYLEE, encoded by the coding sequence ATGGCACGAATGCACACGCGCCGTCGCGGTTCGTCCGGTTCGGACAAGCCGGCGACGGACGAGACCCCGGAGTGGAGCGACGTCGACGCCGAGGACATCGAGTCCCGCGTCGTCGAACTGGCGGAGCAGGGCCACGACCCCAGCGTCATCGGCCTCAAGCTGCGCGACGAGGGCGTCAAGGGCGTCCCGGTCCCCGACGTGAAGCTGGCGACCGGCAAGAAGGTCACCGAGATCCTCGAGGAGCACGACGCCGACGCGGACATCCCCGAGGACCTCCGCAACCTCATGTCGCAGGCGATCCGCCTGCGCGAGCACATGGAGGAGAACGGGCAGGACCACCAGAACAAGCGCGCGCTCCAGAACACGGAGTCGAAGATCCGCCGCCTCGCGAACTACTACCGCGGCGACGAGATCGACGAGGAGTTCACGTACACCTACGAGAACGCCGTCGAGTACCTCGAGGAGTAA
- a CDS encoding exonuclease RecJ, translating into MTEATSATPAPDALAGVLADAPFVRLVATDDGDALAAAGLLARALRATGTPFQARVDPDPVPNDVDDGVAVAVGVDRGPHAIPGTGRPASTAAFAVARALGVEPDPVVALAGVVAAGSIPGADGSGDALDAAERADRVERRPGVALPVSGTVDEEPSRAEALAASTLARTRYSGDPEAAREALAPLELPTDPDADDRRRFASLVAVDAVDGDDASERAASAVERALRPYATDGPFETVGGYADVLDALAREAPGTGVALALASDPDPSLRTAALDAWRRHGLAAHRALDAATVGRYDGCVVARVDAAAVDGSPAILPTVARLVRDFRSPEPVAVALDETAGRLAAAATGGGRTAGDAVGLGDACRTAAGEVGGDGWGAPERGGVSVDDGDVTAALAALREAI; encoded by the coding sequence ATGACCGAAGCGACGTCCGCCACGCCCGCCCCCGACGCGCTCGCCGGCGTCCTCGCAGACGCGCCGTTCGTCCGGCTCGTCGCGACCGACGACGGCGACGCGCTGGCAGCCGCGGGGCTGCTCGCGCGAGCGCTCCGAGCGACGGGCACGCCGTTCCAGGCGCGCGTCGACCCCGACCCGGTCCCCAACGACGTCGACGACGGCGTCGCGGTGGCCGTCGGCGTCGACCGCGGCCCGCACGCGATCCCCGGGACGGGACGGCCGGCCAGCACGGCGGCCTTCGCGGTCGCTCGCGCCCTCGGCGTCGAGCCCGACCCCGTGGTCGCGCTCGCCGGCGTCGTCGCGGCCGGGTCGATCCCCGGTGCCGACGGCTCCGGCGACGCGCTCGACGCCGCGGAGCGGGCTGACCGCGTCGAGCGGCGCCCCGGCGTCGCGCTCCCGGTCTCGGGAACGGTCGACGAGGAACCGTCCCGAGCGGAGGCCCTCGCGGCCTCGACGCTCGCGCGGACCCGGTACTCCGGCGACCCCGAGGCGGCGCGCGAGGCGCTCGCCCCCCTCGAACTCCCGACCGACCCCGACGCCGACGACCGCCGACGCTTCGCGTCGCTGGTCGCGGTCGACGCGGTCGACGGCGACGACGCGAGCGAGCGCGCGGCCTCGGCGGTCGAGCGCGCGCTCCGCCCGTACGCGACGGACGGCCCGTTCGAGACGGTCGGCGGCTACGCCGACGTGCTCGACGCGCTCGCCCGGGAGGCGCCCGGGACGGGCGTCGCGCTCGCGCTCGCGAGCGACCCGGACCCGTCGCTCCGGACGGCCGCGCTCGACGCGTGGCGCCGCCACGGACTGGCGGCCCACCGCGCGCTCGACGCCGCGACGGTCGGCCGGTACGACGGCTGCGTCGTCGCCCGCGTCGACGCCGCGGCGGTCGACGGGTCGCCCGCGATCCTGCCGACGGTCGCCCGGCTCGTCCGGGACTTCCGGTCGCCGGAGCCCGTCGCGGTCGCGCTCGACGAGACCGCGGGCCGGCTCGCGGCCGCCGCGACCGGTGGGGGCCGCACAGCGGGCGACGCGGTCGGCCTCGGCGACGCCTGCCGGACCGCCGCCGGCGAGGTCGGCGGCGACGGCTGGGGGGCCCCCGAACGCGGCGGCGTCTCGGTCGACGACGGCGACGTCACCGCGGCGCTGGCCGCGCTCAGGGAGGCGATCTGA
- a CDS encoding SlyX family protein, with amino-acid sequence MADDDTEAEAESTTETTAEREAETEAADDVTIDVEAIDEYEQRIEELSTAVEERDETIEELRSVVEEQSEQIDKLENQFLDLSARVADGRNLGVCPECNGPTEKKERLFRSDTIECTRCGEVIHTY; translated from the coding sequence ATGGCCGACGACGACACCGAAGCCGAGGCGGAGTCGACGACAGAAACCACCGCGGAGCGAGAGGCCGAAACGGAGGCGGCCGACGACGTCACCATCGACGTCGAGGCGATCGACGAGTACGAACAGCGCATCGAGGAGCTGTCGACCGCGGTCGAGGAGCGCGACGAGACCATCGAGGAGCTCCGGTCGGTCGTCGAGGAGCAGTCCGAACAGATCGACAAGCTGGAGAACCAGTTCCTCGACCTGTCCGCGCGCGTGGCCGACGGCCGCAACCTCGGCGTCTGTCCCGAGTGTAACGGGCCGACCGAGAAGAAGGAGCGGCTGTTCCGGTCAGACACGATCGAGTGCACGCGCTGCGGCGAAGTGATCCACACGTACTGA
- a CDS encoding asparagine synthase C-terminal domain-containing protein produces the protein MTPQPTELRGASADRVRVALRDGDPLPGGLGFAGLLADPPDRDSPGHDPPSREGPVLVRDVLGRQPLFVEREALDPESPSDPTAPDAWSFDRGALDDPEPVPAGSVVSASGTERVWRLPDTEPTTDREVALSAVDDAVSAALDDLAATSRPVDAVDDEPSDGGLAVAFSGGVDSGLVAAAVPEAPCYVAGFEGSHDVAAARDAASAMERDLRVVEITHEDLRRAVRAVAAATGRRNPMDVAIAVPLYLTAEAAAADGFGRLAIGQGADELFGGYSKVVDPADDPRVDADTVRGARTETVRTLPDQLERDVLALRAAGVEPVTPLLDDRVVAAALALPDDLLVDGDERKVALRRVAAGRVPESVHAADKKAVQYGTYVSRELDRLARRAGYKRRMDDHVGKYVEALCSDEKPAGEGRS, from the coding sequence ATGACCCCGCAACCTACCGAACTGCGCGGCGCCTCCGCGGACCGCGTCCGCGTCGCCCTCCGTGACGGCGACCCGCTCCCGGGCGGACTCGGCTTCGCCGGCCTGCTGGCCGACCCGCCGGACCGCGACTCTCCCGGCCACGACCCGCCGAGCCGCGAAGGGCCTGTCCTCGTCCGCGACGTCCTGGGCCGACAGCCGCTGTTCGTCGAGCGGGAAGCGCTCGATCCCGAGTCACCGTCGGACCCGACCGCCCCGGACGCGTGGAGCTTCGACCGCGGCGCGCTCGACGATCCGGAACCGGTCCCGGCCGGGAGCGTCGTCTCGGCAAGCGGGACCGAACGCGTCTGGCGGCTCCCCGACACCGAGCCGACAACGGACCGAGAGGTCGCGCTGTCGGCGGTCGACGACGCGGTGAGCGCGGCACTCGACGACCTCGCCGCTACTTCCCGGCCCGTGGACGCCGTCGACGACGAGCCCTCCGACGGCGGCCTCGCGGTCGCCTTCTCGGGCGGCGTCGACTCCGGGCTCGTCGCGGCCGCCGTCCCCGAGGCCCCCTGCTACGTCGCCGGCTTCGAGGGGAGCCACGACGTCGCGGCCGCGCGCGACGCCGCGAGCGCCATGGAGCGCGACCTGCGGGTCGTCGAGATCACGCACGAGGACCTCCGGCGCGCCGTCCGCGCAGTCGCGGCCGCGACCGGTCGCCGGAACCCGATGGACGTCGCCATCGCGGTGCCGCTGTACCTGACGGCCGAGGCGGCCGCGGCTGACGGGTTCGGCCGGCTCGCGATCGGCCAAGGCGCCGACGAGCTGTTCGGCGGCTACAGCAAGGTCGTCGACCCGGCGGACGACCCTCGCGTCGACGCCGACACCGTCCGCGGGGCGCGGACGGAGACCGTCCGCACGCTACCCGACCAGTTAGAGCGGGACGTCCTCGCGCTCCGCGCCGCCGGCGTCGAGCCCGTAACGCCGCTGCTCGACGACCGGGTCGTCGCCGCCGCGCTGGCGCTCCCGGACGACCTGCTCGTCGACGGGGACGAGCGGAAGGTCGCCCTCCGCCGGGTCGCGGCCGGGCGCGTGCCGGAGTCGGTCCATGCCGCGGACAAGAAGGCCGTCCAGTACGGCACGTACGTCTCCCGCGAGCTCGACCGGCTCGCGCGGCGGGCTGGCTACAAGCGGCGGATGGACGACCACGTCGGGAAGTACGTCGAGGCGCTGTGTAGCGATGAAAAACCGGCCGGTGAGGGCCGGAGCTGA
- a CDS encoding PHP domain-containing protein, with the protein MLSVELHAHSALSYDGRDPVELLLEQAAAVGLDALAVTDHDEIDASIEAAEKAPDYGLVGIVGMEVTSAVGHVLAFGIEERVESGLPFDETLDRIRDQGGIAVVPHPFQKSRHGVAAHISDEQLASADALEVYNSRLFTGRSNRQAEKFAVRNGLPMTAGSDAHISEMVGQAVTEVGADERSAAAILDGIADGRTSVVGKRTPWRVSLRQFGGGAKRRALRALDALR; encoded by the coding sequence GTGCTATCGGTCGAGCTCCACGCGCACTCCGCGCTGTCGTACGACGGGCGCGACCCGGTCGAGCTCCTCTTGGAGCAGGCGGCCGCGGTCGGGCTCGACGCGCTCGCCGTCACCGACCACGACGAGATCGACGCCAGCATCGAGGCGGCCGAGAAGGCCCCCGACTACGGCCTCGTCGGCATCGTCGGCATGGAGGTGACCTCGGCGGTCGGCCACGTCCTCGCGTTCGGCATCGAGGAGCGCGTCGAGAGCGGCCTCCCCTTCGACGAGACGCTCGATCGGATCCGCGATCAGGGCGGGATCGCGGTCGTCCCCCACCCCTTCCAGAAGTCCCGCCACGGCGTCGCCGCGCACATCAGCGACGAGCAGCTGGCGAGCGCCGACGCCCTCGAGGTGTACAACTCCCGGCTGTTCACCGGACGCTCGAACCGACAGGCCGAGAAGTTCGCCGTCCGCAACGGCCTCCCGATGACCGCCGGCAGCGACGCCCACATCTCCGAGATGGTCGGGCAGGCGGTGACCGAGGTGGGCGCCGACGAGCGCTCCGCCGCCGCCATCCTCGACGGCATCGCAGACGGCCGGACGAGCGTCGTCGGCAAGCGCACCCCGTGGCGGGTCTCGCTCAGGCAGTTCGGCGGCGGGGCCAAGCGCCGCGCGCTCCGCGCGCTCGACGCCCTCCGGTGA
- a CDS encoding bacteriorhodopsin, whose translation MDPIALQAGYDLLGDGRPETLWLGIGTLMMLIGTFYFIVKGWGVTDKEAREYYAITILVPGIASAAYLSMFFGIGLTEVELVGGEVLDIYYARYADWLFTTPLLLLDLALLAKVDRVTIGTLVGVDALMIVTGLIGALSKTPLARYTWWLFSTIAFLFVLYYLLTSLRSAAKQRSAEVQSTFNTLTALVAVLWTAYPILWIVGTEGAGVVGLGIETLAFMILDVTAKVGFGFVLLRSRAILGDTEAPEPSAGADAQAAD comes from the coding sequence ATGGACCCGATAGCGCTACAGGCGGGATACGACCTGCTCGGGGACGGTCGTCCCGAGACGCTTTGGTTAGGTATAGGCACACTAATGATGCTCATCGGGACCTTCTACTTCATCGTCAAAGGATGGGGGGTCACCGACAAGGAGGCCCGTGAGTACTACGCGATCACGATCCTCGTGCCGGGGATCGCATCGGCGGCGTACCTGTCGATGTTCTTCGGCATCGGGCTGACCGAGGTCGAGCTCGTCGGCGGTGAAGTGCTCGACATCTACTACGCCCGGTACGCGGACTGGCTGTTCACCACGCCGCTGCTGCTGCTCGACCTCGCGCTCCTCGCGAAGGTCGACCGCGTGACCATCGGGACGCTCGTCGGCGTCGACGCGCTGATGATCGTCACCGGCCTCATCGGTGCGCTCTCGAAGACGCCGCTCGCTCGGTACACCTGGTGGCTGTTCAGCACGATCGCGTTCCTGTTCGTGCTGTACTACCTCCTGACGAGCCTGCGTAGCGCGGCGAAGCAGCGCTCGGCCGAGGTACAGAGCACGTTCAACACGCTGACAGCGCTCGTCGCCGTCCTCTGGACGGCATACCCGATCCTGTGGATCGTCGGGACCGAGGGTGCGGGCGTCGTCGGTCTCGGTATCGAGACCCTCGCGTTCATGATTCTCGACGTGACGGCGAAGGTCGGATTCGGATTCGTCCTGCTCCGCAGCCGCGCCATCCTCGGCGACACCGAGGCGCCGGAGCCCTCCGCGGGCGCCGACGCCCAGGCCGCGGACTAA
- a CDS encoding protein sorting system archaetidylserine synthase (This PssA-like phosphatidyltransferase, along with a PssD-like decarboxylase, is required in Haloarchaea for the archaeosortase ArtA to replace the PGF-CTERM sorting signal with a C-terminal lipid anchor.) gives MPLRFARRLGLADAVTVANAAVGFLAVVAATVDVALAARLVLLAAVADGLDGVVARHRGSTPAGPYLDSLADVASFGVAPAFLVAAVVRDGRSFAAEPVLVAAGVGAGALFVAAAVARLGLYTVDEDGARETVGVPTTLAATVLAAAVIAGYTAPLLLVGATTAFALLMGSTVTYPDLHAQDALVMGVVQAAVILTPAGHMATDALPAWIGEGFAFALLFLSTGYLLLGPRFYWGDGIRAPPGLRR, from the coding sequence ATGCCTCTGCGGTTCGCTCGGCGGCTCGGGCTCGCGGACGCGGTGACCGTGGCCAACGCCGCCGTCGGCTTCCTCGCCGTCGTCGCCGCCACGGTCGACGTCGCGCTCGCGGCCCGCCTCGTGCTCCTCGCGGCGGTCGCCGACGGGCTCGACGGCGTCGTCGCCCGCCACCGCGGGTCGACGCCGGCCGGGCCGTACCTCGACTCGCTGGCCGACGTCGCCTCCTTCGGCGTGGCGCCCGCCTTCCTCGTGGCCGCCGTGGTCCGCGACGGGCGCTCGTTCGCGGCGGAGCCGGTCCTCGTCGCGGCCGGCGTCGGCGCGGGCGCGCTGTTCGTCGCCGCCGCCGTCGCCCGACTCGGCCTCTACACGGTCGACGAGGACGGCGCTCGGGAGACGGTGGGCGTCCCGACCACGCTGGCGGCGACGGTGCTCGCGGCCGCCGTCATCGCGGGCTACACCGCGCCCCTCCTCCTCGTCGGAGCGACCACCGCGTTCGCGCTGCTCATGGGCTCGACGGTCACGTACCCCGACCTCCACGCGCAGGACGCGCTCGTGATGGGCGTCGTGCAGGCCGCCGTGATCCTCACCCCCGCCGGTCATATGGCGACCGACGCGCTCCCGGCGTGGATCGGCGAGGGGTTCGCGTTCGCGCTGCTGTTCCTCTCTACCGGCTACCTCCTGCTCGGCCCGCGCTTCTACTGGGGCGACGGCATCCGCGCGCCGCCGGGCTTGCGGCGGTGA
- a CDS encoding Brp/Blh family beta-carotene 15,15'-dioxygenase produces MSTSTASPVRRLLGEPERTAIGASRAALLLLAVGFGALSAAGTDLSLRTQMIAYLVGMVALNLPHGGYEHFSNLRRRGLPFGARYVALYLGFVASFVALFVVAPLPALALAFGTAVVKGGHGDLRVMDALVGTDHLPTKPQRGLAALVRGGAVMIVPAVFWTETYYSFTGIMLGVFDGQLAGPAASNPEGVTTALGAAFGLGVLAHLGGGLATSLRSTGGVSRSWLLDAAETLLLVAYFALVPVVVAIGLYFPLWYSLRQSARSMVVEQEQPDRTEGVSLVVAWGVLVVGALVTATVAAALWTVAPNPLAGGSLLSGAVAFYTIFVCVIAMPHVVVGEWLDFGRGIWYVP; encoded by the coding sequence ATGTCGACGTCGACGGCGAGTCCGGTGCGGCGACTCCTCGGAGAACCGGAACGGACGGCCATCGGTGCGTCCCGCGCGGCGTTGCTCCTGCTCGCGGTCGGGTTCGGGGCGCTCTCCGCGGCCGGCACCGACCTGTCGCTTCGGACCCAGATGATCGCGTACCTCGTCGGGATGGTCGCGCTGAACCTCCCGCACGGGGGGTACGAACACTTCTCGAACCTCCGCCGGCGGGGGCTCCCGTTCGGCGCGCGGTACGTGGCGCTGTACCTCGGCTTCGTCGCGTCGTTCGTGGCGCTGTTCGTCGTCGCGCCGCTGCCCGCGCTCGCGCTCGCGTTCGGGACGGCCGTCGTCAAGGGCGGACACGGTGACCTGCGCGTGATGGACGCCTTAGTCGGTACGGACCATCTCCCGACCAAGCCCCAGCGCGGCCTCGCCGCGCTGGTCCGCGGCGGGGCCGTGATGATCGTTCCCGCCGTCTTCTGGACGGAGACCTACTACAGCTTCACCGGCATCATGCTGGGCGTCTTCGACGGGCAGTTGGCCGGGCCGGCCGCGTCGAACCCCGAGGGGGTCACGACGGCGCTCGGCGCGGCGTTCGGGCTCGGCGTGCTCGCGCACCTCGGTGGTGGCCTCGCGACGAGCCTCCGCTCGACCGGCGGCGTGAGCCGGTCGTGGCTTCTCGACGCCGCGGAGACGCTGCTGCTCGTCGCGTACTTCGCCTTGGTGCCCGTGGTCGTCGCCATCGGGCTGTACTTCCCGCTGTGGTACTCGCTGCGGCAGTCGGCGCGGAGCATGGTCGTCGAGCAGGAGCAGCCCGACCGAACGGAGGGGGTCTCGCTCGTCGTCGCGTGGGGCGTCCTCGTCGTCGGCGCCTTAGTCACGGCGACCGTCGCGGCCGCCCTGTGGACCGTCGCGCCGAACCCGCTGGCCGGGGGGTCGCTGCTCTCCGGCGCCGTCGCCTTCTACACCATCTTCGTCTGCGTCATCGCGATGCCGCACGTCGTGGTCGGGGAGTGGCTCGACTTCGGGCGCGGCATCTGGTACGTGCCCTGA
- a CDS encoding DUF7513 family protein: MSVFDKFLAGWSFRGSTPDYAAGDVLEVMVTGEENGGHVARIGDSTLRIEDAPADAINTRIIVDVESWDDSAHTGRATYRKTVGESAF, from the coding sequence GTGAGCGTCTTCGACAAGTTCCTCGCCGGCTGGTCGTTCCGCGGGTCGACGCCGGACTACGCGGCCGGCGACGTCCTCGAAGTGATGGTGACCGGCGAGGAGAACGGCGGCCACGTCGCCCGCATCGGCGACTCGACGCTGCGGATCGAGGACGCGCCGGCGGACGCGATCAACACTCGGATCATCGTCGACGTGGAGTCGTGGGACGACTCGGCGCACACCGGCCGGGCGACCTACCGGAAGACGGTGGGCGAGAGCGCGTTCTAA